In Lodderomyces elongisporus chromosome 2, complete sequence, the following proteins share a genomic window:
- the GLG1 gene encoding glycogenin glucosyltransferase glg1 (CAZy:GT8) has product MTNAIFTLLYNVNYLPGALVLGAQLKKAIAKTQFDEEIALGVLIDKSQFSTSQLNLLSTYYQDIIDVYVHQSTLVDKLRDDLQRPELAKTFTKIELWGLDQYEKVLYLDADTLPLISESETPTSDSTVIDLLKLEFAQGKILAEPDSGFPDIFNSGVFLLKPNKGTYNDLKNLVQHQQSQQQQQNQNHNQNKSRVNQSISFDGADQGLLNQYFNIQPNWVQTVFDSGNLNLNVNGDLISGNSTVNNWIKLPFLYNVTPSVAYEYLPAFKHFQGLPLSPLSKPTHPSQHPLLQEKKSGQNEGGNDTFYDEKVLQSSTDTLGRYHSTAVRFINAKSQIKVMHFIGPYKPWTSASTAQGIHRNWWNVWIEEFGEHSIEQVINNEQSDHFADIKMPTKELINTDLGDEKSTDKHENKAFQEAKPQGTKSDPFALSDSARYQQFKDTIKPSRDAMWDPAKEPPPKYTKSEGDSGHAQHSNIFQFNTYESWHEPKEVEVHEAAMSPQERGKMANEPVHETEMNYEKKESNLQEEVYTLPSTSQNQEVYTNTFQNPVSIKQEMHSSNENNHHHDFKDEFNQESNMHDKTASLSLLAPLALPNSLISAPTFVQENKLQEKPPPLQLAPPPQTPPQQQQQQPPPLELPDLYGHKYVEPERVFDASSDYYPTHILRDHLEKIDINQDGNDSASILTPGSSAGAVIVSAANAKQLGAEVSSYNYENEKLQKQGLINADHLQEAIDFEEDEEGEDEDDVDDYSESHAPKLFPWEFREVHRPERRFS; this is encoded by the coding sequence ATGACAAACGCAATATTTACATTACTTTATAATGTCAACTACTTGCCCGGAGCACTAGTCCTTGGAGCACAATTGAAGAAAGCAATAGCCAAAACTCAGTTTGATGAGGAAATAGCATTAGGTGTCTTAATCGATAAACTGCAGTTTTCCACACTGCAATTGAATTTGTTATCCACATACTACCAGGACATAATTGATGTTTACGTACACCAATCTACTCTAGTTGACAAATTACGAGACGATTTGCAAAGACCGGAATTGGCCAAGACATTCACCAAGATTGAATTATGGGGTTTAGATCAATATGAAAAAGTCCTATACCTTGATGCAGATACACTTCCACTCATTCTGGAACTGGAGACTCCCACTTCTGATTCAACAGTAATTGATCTCTTGAAGTTGGAGTTTGCGCAAGGGAAAATTTTGGCCGAACCCGACTCAGGGTTCCCTGACATTTTCAATTCAGGTGTCTTTTTACTCAAACCAAATAAGGGGACCTACAATgacttgaaaaatttggttcaacaccagcaactgcaacagcaacagcaaaatcaaaaccatAATCAAAACAAGTCACGTGTAAATCAGAGCATATCGTTTGATGGTGCTGACCAAGGGCTACTTAACCAGTATTTCAATATTCAACCAAACTGGGTGCAAACAGTTTTTGACTCTGgaaatttaaatttaaaCGTCAATGGTGATTTGATTAGTGGAAATAGCACAGTTAACAATTGGATTAAATTGCCCTTTTTGTATAATGTTACCCCATCAGTCGCATATGAGTATTTGCCCGCATTCAAGCATTTCCAAGGCTTGCCCTTGTCGCCATTGTCAAAACCAACACATCCTTCACAACATCCATTgttgcaagaaaaaaaactggGACAAAATGAAGGCGGAAACGATACGTTTTACGATGAAAAGGTATTGCAGCTGTCCACCGATACACTCGGAAGATACCATTCTACAGCTGTCAGGTTTATCAATGCAAAGTCTCAAATCAAAGTAATGCATTTCATTGGTCCATACAAGCCATGGACTCTGGCATCCACTGCGCAGGGAATCCACAGAAATTGGTGGAATGTTTGGATTGAAGAATTTGGTGAACATTCTATAGAACAAGTTATCAACAATGAGCAATCTGATCATTTTGCTGATATCAAAATGCCTACCAAAGAATTAATAAACACTGATTTGGGCGACGAGAAGCTGACTGATAAACATGAGAATAAAGCATTTCAAGAAGCCAAACCTCAAGGAACTAAATCTGATCCATTTGCCTTGTCTGATTCAGCGAGATATCAACAATTTAAAGACACGATCAAACCCAGTCGTGATGCAATGTGGGATCCTGCAAAAGAACCCCCTCCAAAGTACACAAAGAGTGAAGGAGATTCTGGTCATGCACAACATTCTaacatttttcaatttaacACATATGAGAGCTGGCACGAGCCCAAGGAAGTCGAAGTTCATGAAGCAGCGATGTCTCCTCAAGAACGTGGAAAAATGGCTAATGAACCAGTCCATGAGACTGAAATGAATTACGAAAAGAAGGAGCTGAATTTGCAAGAAGAAGTGTACACTTTACCATCAACATCTCAGAATCAAGAAGTTTACACCAATACTTTTCAGAACCCTGTATCAATAAAGCAGGAAATGCATAGTAGCAATGAAAACAATCATCACCATGATTTCAAAGATGAGTTTAATCAAGAAAGTAATATGCATGATAAAACTGCATCTTTATCTTTGTTAGCACCTTTAGCATTACCGAATTCTTTAATATCTGCACCCACCTTTGttcaagaaaataaattacaAGAGAAACCTCCTCCACTACAAttagcaccaccaccacaaacaccaccacaacaacaacaacaacagcccCCTCCACTAGAACTTCCTGATTTATATGGACATAAATATGTTGAACCAGAACGAGTGTTTGATGCTAGCTCAGATTACTACCCAACGCATATCTTGAGAGACCACTTGGAAAAGATTGATATCAATCAAGATGGCAATGACAGTGCCTCAATATTAACTCCGGGGTCTTCTGCCGGTGCTGTCATTGTTAGTGCTGCTAATGCAAAGCAGTTGGGTGCAGAGGTATCTAGCTACAATTATGAGAATGAAAAGTTGCAGAAGCAAGGTTTGATTAATGCCGATCATTTACAGGAAGCAATCGACtttgaagaagacgaagaaggGGAGGATGAAGACGATGTGGATGATTATTCAGAATCTCATGCACCCAAATTGTTTCCTTGGGAATTTCGAGAGGTCCACCGACCAGAGAGAAGATTCAGTTGA